Genomic DNA from Bemisia tabaci chromosome 2, PGI_BMITA_v3:
TTCTCCATGATGCGATTTTGGGGGTCTATAAGGTAATCGAGTGTAGAATCTGAAAAACTGGTTTCCGTTTaagtagagtcattgcgcggtgccgaaacataacaaaaaattactataaattggtatttttaaccttttttccactttttctgGTATgtgcagatagatctttttagatcttccatttaaaaagaagttcaactcaatccgatttttcgctcaaaagttataggcagttgagGTTTTGCCATTGACCCCCTGCTCCCCTCTCTGGGTGGGCCTACGTCAAAATGACAaccatatttgaacgtctcgcatactactgtatcacccctgaaaagatggatcatatttgatagggggccaaatttaatgggggatggaacaacctctttccaAAAAATACTGCTGGCGTCGTATGGGCCGAAGGTAGTTGACTTTAACAGCATAGTTTTGACAAACAATTGTAGTTTTGGTCCCAAAGccagaaatttggaaaatctctgAGCTCACTTAAAAGCGTATTATCGCGCTTACATATCCTTAGAATATTTTGTTTGATATCTTCAAAGGATGCAGGAAAAAGTCTGCTATAAAGTAATATTCGACATGAATAACAAGGAGAGGATAGAATTTCGTCGATACAGTAGATGATAAAGTATGATTAGACCTCAGTtatggattctacgcgaaaagtaaCGTAGAATATTAAGATCCCCAGTGGGAATGCTGCCgtgtttcagttttggagtccccaaatgaagtggcagccctgtcaatgtatttgctccctatctttgcatggagagtttgttttgatgtagaggtggactctcagggtagagcgggatatcccctccattttggcctcactttgagagctttttttgcgcttgggagttgatttcagagaaaaccagtggcaccatcgtgtttctcgcgaactttaacataagaatcaacagtcaaatcgcaaatccctcacacatgcaacatctccatttggagCAAATAGGCCATGCGCCATAtgaattctacgtaacttttcgcgtagaatccgtatctgaagtcaaaacatacccttgccatttgaaattttcgacttacaGCCCTCCAAAGCCAcacaatttttggggggtcgtggcccctaacattttggagcaacaggggtcatatggcacatcaataaaaaggatattgacctctcctctcaggagatttttagattttgaaatttgaataatttggccACTTACAGTATCGGATTGAAAATTGCCCCTAAAATGCCCcttaactccaaaaaatgggggttgagggaaaaaatgcaaacaacaaaatgtttttattttttgctgtaGATTCCGAATTCAAAGTCATAACAtacccttcctatttgaaaatcgcGAGGAACGGGGtgctcccccctctccctcccaaaaaaaattccccaaAGGGGTCATTTTAGGGGGCTGAAagtattttcattcgattctttgaggTCGATTTACCCATGGAAGTTTgcgtcccgaagctcaatttttCGCCGTTTTCTAGAAAAAGATAGTAGACGGGTGGTCTGAATCACCCTGTCTAAACACAGGGTGCTATATCAGCAAAAACATGTAACAAGAAAATTTAGATATTTCTTTTTCGCGCAATATTTGGAGCACATtggccgggttgggggggggggggggggagcgaaataaagcatcaattcttctggaaatcacgaacttgctaAAACTTTCATGTACCTTTAACACGGATATAATATACGAAAGCTaggtagtagaatgttaatttgcattcagtgaggggggagggggcaacaggatcggtgaCGGACGCGTAGcggatatgcgaacagcgcaaAGGGTgcgcgctcagcgcggggctaactttgacgagccatagctcgggatctaaacgtttccccatgATGCGGTTTTTTGGGGTTTAAAAGGAAATTGAGTTTAGAGTCTTAAAACTGGTTTCCATTTTAGtagtcattgcgcggtgccgcaacacgacaaaattttttcccctaaataattgaaaaatcgcTAATAATTggtatttttaactttttttcattttttctggtatgtgcagatagatcttttttgcatctttcatttaaaaacaagGTTCAACTCAATCctatttttcgctcaaaagttataggcagttaAAGGATTTgcctttgaccccccgcccctctCTCTGGGTGGCCCTAggtcaaaatgaccgccatatttgaacgtctcgcatactactgtatcactcctgagaaaatggatcatatttgatagggggccaaatctaatggggtTGGAACAacctctctaaaaaaataataaatttttgccaaaatgtaTCTTTGCTTCAAAACAGCGTTTTCGatcaagtttccgaatttttaaaaaaataattccgcATCCTGCACGCTCAGATGTGTAATAGGTATCAAAAGTAGTCTATAAGAAGTCAACTACTTTAAGTTTTTACAACGATAGAAATATTCCTTcaatctttaaaaaatcagtcagCTCGCTGAAATGTATCCCATTTGGGCCTAAATAACGTTTTCGgccaagtttccgaattttaaaaaatacttgcgCGTCTTGCTCGCCAAAACGTTCAATTTACGTCCACAGGAGCGTGTTAGGTTGGTTAGAATCACCAAAATCGATTGAACAGGAGCTGAGAATGTTGGCAGAAAATATTTTACCGTGCTCTTAGTTCTGTTAGACAGGGTGCAGTATCCCGGCTAACGTATCAAGTCAAACGAAACCATGCGCAATTTTCCCTTTACCTCGCAAAATTTAGTTAACTCTCAAGTTTTTCTCGGAGTTTTGGCAACTTATATCGTTAGAAGACCTCCTCAACTTTCACGCAAGTCGCAGACATTCAAAATCAGTCGATACGTGAAAAAACGACAATGatggtttttgcaaaacttactgctttgaaaattttgaaaatcatacaCAGTTTTATttggtaaaaatacgtccaaacaaTTACTTATTATTTTATTCTGAGTGCATTTccaaattattttgataaataaagTTGGTATTGCTGATGTGTAAAGCCTCAGCAAAAACAGTTGAGAAATGTTTCATCGTGTTATGATGATATGTTATTTGTTTCAGCAATCTACAACTGAGTAAATGCCAGAAAGCAATGAATCCCTTCACAAGTAATGCAAACGATCCAATCGTCGACAGTGAGCCTTCAATCGCAACTTTATCACTTTTTGAAGAGGTCTGTTCTGTACACAACTGTAACTGTAATgcaatggagaaaaaagaagagaagaaaaacacaATCCCGCGTCTAGACCGCCGATCACAACCAAACTTTGGGAAGCATCCCATCATTAAAAAAGGTCGATTGAACATCCTGTTTAACAATAACATTCGTATTTGTAATAAGAATGGTTCAAAATTGAGAAGTGTATTGAAGCCATCAGTTCTGAAGTTTATTTCAACTAGTCTACCAGAAATTTCGAAGAAGTCCAAAGTTGAGCTTTCACTGCCATTGGACAGACTGAACCAACTTTTAAACCACAAATATCAAGAAAATAGGTTGGAAGGTCAATTAAGTGGTAAATCGGACTTAAAGCCATTTATGGTATCGCCGAATCTCCGTGTTTCACTTACGTTTGATAGAGAATGCCTGAGTGATTTGCGAGACTTGCGTCCCGAAACTGTGCCCTCCTCGTCATTAGCATTAGTTAGGAGTGTTGGAGCCCCGACCTTAAGCCAACCTCAAAGCAGCAATGGTACTTCTTGCTCCATCCAAGCTCGAATGACTCCTCACTCACCATGCGATGATATAACAATTGACGAATTGGCAAgttattttgatattttcgtGCACATCCCGAAGAAAATGTCCCACATGGCAGAAATGATGTACATCTAAACTTGTGAATCCACTCAGTCTTTTAATTCAGTAAACAGTCTGATTCTGAGATTATTTCAATTCTTGTCTGTTGGCGTGAGACGTAAATGAGGTTTTCAATTGTGAGCATTAAAGTTTGATACTTCTCAAATTGATCTATTCTTATCAAGCCACGCTGTCGGCCGTGTTGGCCCCTTTCAATATTGTTATAGAGGAGCTAATTAACTGATTATTCTTCATCTCCAGAATTTCATCACACTCCTCAACTTCTTATGGAAAATAGCCTGCAAAACTATCGTAACTAAGTATGATTTGGAAttgtttttgacaaataaaTTTAACCGTAAAATGTTTTACTCGCTACTTCTAGTTTTGGTATGTCATTGATTCAGCCATCCATCTGTCAGAGTCAATAATTCAAGGTTTAGTTCTGTTGAATGGGCCTGTTTCAAACTCTTGCTAGAGCAAAAGTAAGAGGCGTTTCTAGTAGAAAgcgtctcaaaaatcacgatggacACGACTCAAAGTCTggaatgcactcctaacttcacaatcagcaaaaaaaaggaggggttacgatttgggccgaaatcggcccctctACGGAATTGAGTAAGTTTTGGATGTTTGGCAGTTGACTGTGCATATTTGActgaaataatcgagttttgccgatactcacGGTTTTTGGATGCGAAACAGGGGCCTCAATATGGCTCTGGagccgaaaatagctgaaatttcgcgtttaTCGTGGTTCTActtcagatttcgacctgggctttaaggcgacgggtgatgagcttcaaatatggtgtcaaggacacctagacaAGCAACATACTTGAACCATACTTGGTAAAACCACGATTAACGCgaaatttcagttatttttattATCAGCGGCTCCGGAGCCATGTTTAGACCCCTGTTTAGCATCCAAAAACCgtgagtatcggcaaaactcgattatttctgtcaaatacgCACCGTCAACTGCCAAATATCCAAAACTTCCTCaattccgtggaggggccgatttcggcccaaatcgcaacccctccttatCGTTGTTTTgagcttcccacttcaaaaactATATTATGGCACAGGTCAACACTTTTTTGGAGGAGTCGTTCCGTCGAACTCCTGCTCAATACGACGATactcaatattcaacatggccgccGACCTTTCAGCGCGTAAGTCGAAGGAGCTCAAGATCTATCAAAGCGGGTATCTCTCTACAGTCTCAGCAAGAGGAAAACGTGAatataaacacgccgattgttatcaggtggttag
This window encodes:
- the LOC109043436 gene encoding uncharacterized protein isoform X1, with translation MANQSLPDILTKLTLSSNSNLQLSKCQKAMNPFTSNANDPIVDSEPSIATLSLFEEVCSVHNCNCNAMEKKEEKKNTIPRLDRRSQPNFGKHPIIKKGRLNILFNNNIRICNKNGSKLRSVLKPSVLKFISTSLPEISKKSKVELSLPLDRLNQLLNHKYQENRLEGQLSGKSDLKPFMVSPNLRVSLTFDRECLSDLRDLRPETVPSSSLALVRSVGAPTLSQPQSSNGTSCSIQARMTPHSPCDDITIDELASYFDIFVHIPKKMSHMAEMMYI
- the LOC109043436 gene encoding uncharacterized protein isoform X2, translating into MNPFTSNANDPIVDSEPSIATLSLFEEVCSVHNCNCNAMEKKEEKKNTIPRLDRRSQPNFGKHPIIKKGRLNILFNNNIRICNKNGSKLRSVLKPSVLKFISTSLPEISKKSKVELSLPLDRLNQLLNHKYQENRLEGQLSGKSDLKPFMVSPNLRVSLTFDRECLSDLRDLRPETVPSSSLALVRSVGAPTLSQPQSSNGTSCSIQARMTPHSPCDDITIDELASYFDIFVHIPKKMSHMAEMMYI